One genomic segment of Amycolatopsis sp. WQ 127309 includes these proteins:
- a CDS encoding LysR family transcriptional regulator, with protein sequence MDVDLRRLRYFVAVAEELHFGRAADRLHIAQPVLSRQIRVLEGELRAELFSRDRRGTALTPAGEQLLADAGDLLVSAESLVRRVRATAEGAHRLTIGFMPGITLTPVVRLLRARHPGLDVRMLRTGWHDQVEVLRDGRADVGAVRLPIDRTGLAVVPLYAEPRVAVVASGHRLAGKDSVRVADLAEDHLLQDPDAVPEWRDVALELRAGTHRAVPVIHSVEEKLELVAGGEGIAVIPASTADFYTRPGVEVLPVEDLGPNQVAAAWPAARGTVLVREFAEAAAELLPELPADRPGRA encoded by the coding sequence GTGGACGTCGATCTGCGGAGGTTGCGGTACTTCGTCGCGGTGGCCGAGGAGCTGCACTTCGGCCGTGCGGCCGACCGGCTCCACATCGCGCAGCCGGTGCTGTCCCGGCAGATCCGTGTCCTGGAGGGGGAACTGCGGGCGGAGCTGTTCTCCCGGGACCGGCGCGGCACCGCACTCACCCCGGCCGGCGAACAGCTGCTCGCCGACGCCGGTGACCTGCTGGTCTCCGCGGAGTCGCTGGTGCGCCGGGTGCGCGCCACGGCCGAGGGGGCCCACCGTCTCACCATCGGGTTCATGCCCGGGATCACGCTGACACCCGTCGTTCGGCTCCTGCGGGCCCGTCACCCCGGCCTGGACGTGCGGATGCTGCGGACCGGGTGGCACGACCAGGTCGAGGTGCTGCGGGACGGGCGGGCCGACGTCGGCGCCGTCCGGCTGCCGATCGACCGGACCGGGCTGGCGGTCGTCCCTCTGTACGCCGAGCCGAGGGTGGCGGTCGTGGCCTCGGGTCACCGGCTGGCGGGCAAGGACTCGGTCCGCGTCGCCGACCTGGCCGAAGACCATCTGCTGCAGGATCCCGACGCCGTTCCGGAGTGGCGGGATGTGGCGCTCGAGCTGCGAGCGGGCACGCATCGGGCGGTCCCGGTGATCCACAGCGTCGAGGAGAAGCTGGAGCTCGTCGCCGGGGGCGAGGGGATCGCGGTCATTCCCGCGTCCACGGCGGACTTCTACACCCGGCCGGGCGTCGAGGTGCTTCCCGTCGAAGATCTCGGGCCCAACCAGGTGGCCGCCGCATGGCCGGCTGCGCGGGGCACCGTTCTGGTCCGGGAGTTCGCCGAGGCGGCAGCCGAGTTGCTGCCCGAGCTGCCCGCGGACCGGCCGGGTCGAGCGTAG
- a CDS encoding ThiF family adenylyltransferase: MVHQGVNPPAPAWSLTAPPRLWADLTQHLFRDDGDEHGAVILAGHADGPRGQRLLARELLLAEDGIDYVAGTTGYRALRPEFVRDSALRARGEQLAYLAVHNHFGTTSVSFSPIDLASHERGYPALSKITKQLVGGLVFTPGAAAGDLWLPDGTRDTLAEVVIPGGNLIRLTPAPTPVSTSDARHDRQARLFGDRGQQAFARMRVAVVGLGGVGSIVTELLARLGVGHLVLIDADTVDETNLPRLVAARSDDVDRRKTELAVRNARRANPGIGLTVINEEVQHPDARRALATCDWIFLAADTSAARHWVDRAVHQYLIPATQAGVKVPVDDAGAIGRIHVAIRQLIPASGCMWCNSLINPTELALDMLPDHVREHARYVEDIPAPSVIALNGIAASAAVNHFMFAVTNLHNDGGEHSFLHFPRSGNQVRQQSRRDPTCFTCSEHGLLARGDVLEVAAVQRADSATRSGGTSD; the protein is encoded by the coding sequence GTGGTTCACCAAGGCGTGAATCCGCCCGCGCCGGCCTGGAGCCTCACCGCTCCACCCCGGCTCTGGGCCGACCTCACCCAGCACCTGTTCCGCGACGACGGCGACGAGCACGGCGCCGTCATCCTCGCCGGACATGCCGACGGCCCCCGCGGGCAGCGATTGCTCGCCCGCGAGCTCCTACTCGCCGAAGACGGCATCGACTACGTCGCCGGCACCACCGGCTACCGCGCCCTCCGACCCGAGTTCGTGCGCGACTCCGCCTTGCGCGCCCGTGGCGAGCAGCTCGCCTACCTCGCGGTCCACAACCACTTCGGCACCACGTCGGTCAGCTTCTCCCCCATCGACCTCGCGAGCCACGAGCGCGGCTATCCCGCCCTGAGCAAGATCACCAAGCAGCTCGTCGGCGGCCTCGTCTTCACCCCTGGCGCCGCAGCAGGAGACCTGTGGCTTCCCGACGGCACCCGCGACACGCTCGCCGAGGTCGTCATCCCCGGCGGGAACCTCATCCGCCTCACCCCCGCGCCGACCCCGGTCTCGACCAGCGACGCCCGACACGACCGACAGGCCCGCTTGTTCGGCGACCGAGGTCAACAGGCGTTCGCGCGGATGCGGGTCGCCGTCGTCGGTCTCGGCGGAGTCGGCTCAATCGTCACCGAGCTCCTCGCCAGGCTCGGTGTCGGCCACCTCGTCCTCATCGACGCCGACACCGTCGACGAGACCAACCTGCCGCGACTCGTCGCCGCGCGCTCCGATGACGTCGACAGGCGCAAGACCGAGCTCGCCGTCCGCAACGCCCGCCGCGCCAATCCCGGCATCGGACTCACCGTCATCAACGAGGAGGTGCAGCACCCCGACGCCCGCCGAGCCCTCGCGACATGCGACTGGATCTTCCTCGCCGCCGACACGAGCGCCGCTCGGCACTGGGTCGACCGGGCCGTCCATCAGTACCTGATCCCGGCCACCCAAGCCGGGGTGAAGGTCCCCGTCGACGATGCCGGCGCGATCGGCCGCATCCACGTCGCGATCCGCCAGCTGATCCCCGCCAGTGGCTGCATGTGGTGCAACAGCCTGATCAACCCGACCGAGCTCGCGTTGGACATGCTGCCGGACCACGTTCGTGAGCACGCCCGCTACGTCGAGGACATTCCCGCACCCAGCGTCATCGCGCTCAACGGCATCGCCGCCAGCGCCGCCGTCAACCACTTCATGTTCGCGGTCACCAACCTTCACAACGACGGTGGCGAGCACTCATTCCTCCACTTTCCCCGCAGCGGCAACCAAGTGCGCCAGCAGTCGCGGCGAGACCCGACTTGCTTCACCTGCTCCGAACACGGCCTTCTCGCCCGTGGCGACGTACTCGAAGTGGCGGCCGTTCAGCGGGCGGACAGTGCAACACGGAGCGGCGGAACATCTGACTAA
- a CDS encoding multiubiquitin domain-containing protein yields the protein MSTTSERHAPGHHDQPPVRISVTVNDDRVVLSEHRLSGAQIKAVAVEQGADLQVGFQLSVKRGHRFHVVDDDEVITVHEHDEFVAVAADDNS from the coding sequence ATGTCCACCACCAGCGAGCGCCATGCTCCCGGCCACCACGACCAGCCTCCGGTTCGGATCTCCGTCACGGTCAACGACGACCGGGTGGTCCTCTCCGAGCACCGGCTCAGCGGTGCGCAGATCAAGGCCGTGGCCGTCGAGCAGGGCGCTGACCTGCAGGTCGGCTTCCAGCTGTCGGTCAAGCGCGGTCACCGCTTCCACGTCGTCGACGACGACGAGGTGATCACGGTCCACGAGCACGACGAGTTCGTCGCCGTCGCCGCGGACGACAACTCGTGA
- a CDS encoding helix-turn-helix transcriptional regulator codes for MANASIDVIALHGALDAAREARELSWRQLAKLLDVSPSTMSRLANGKNPDVDAFAAMVRWLDVPAEKFMIDDVELQRRTAEPPDLVAELAPLLRARPDLQPQDVEHLEQLIGSAVRRFNADRQAQAD; via the coding sequence GTGGCCAATGCGAGCATCGACGTGATCGCTCTACACGGGGCGCTGGACGCGGCCCGGGAGGCCAGGGAGCTGTCGTGGCGCCAGCTGGCCAAGCTGCTCGACGTCAGCCCGTCGACGATGTCGAGGTTGGCGAACGGGAAAAACCCGGACGTCGACGCGTTCGCCGCGATGGTGCGGTGGCTCGATGTCCCGGCCGAGAAGTTCATGATCGACGACGTGGAGCTGCAACGGCGAACCGCGGAGCCGCCTGACTTGGTGGCCGAGCTCGCGCCCCTGCTGCGGGCCCGCCCGGATCTGCAGCCGCAGGACGTCGAGCACTTGGAGCAGCTGATCGGCTCGGCGGTGCGCCGCTTCAACGCCGACCGGCAGGCGCAGGCGGACTGA
- a CDS encoding ImmA/IrrE family metallo-endopeptidase: MRKVAAEERAGLGLSRLAPLDPYLLAEEHGIRVYPIDELGDCAQANAAIRYYTSVRSKIWSAAIIPVGNSRIIIENTAHSEARRCASLAHELAHHLLEHEFAELLLGEDGCRHFDPAKEKEAKYLSGQLLIPDEAAKRAAFDNKTNAQVAETYGVSEQFAQMRMSGVRVMAQHALAKQARFR, translated from the coding sequence ATGCGGAAGGTCGCCGCGGAAGAGCGAGCGGGTCTCGGGCTGTCCCGGCTCGCGCCCCTGGATCCGTACCTGCTCGCCGAGGAGCACGGCATCCGGGTCTACCCGATCGACGAGCTCGGGGATTGTGCCCAGGCCAACGCCGCGATCCGGTACTACACGTCCGTGCGCTCGAAGATCTGGTCGGCCGCCATCATTCCCGTCGGAAACAGCCGGATCATCATCGAGAACACGGCGCACTCCGAGGCGCGTCGATGTGCCAGCCTGGCTCACGAGCTGGCGCACCATCTGCTCGAGCACGAGTTCGCCGAGCTGCTGTTGGGGGAAGACGGTTGCCGGCACTTCGATCCCGCGAAGGAGAAGGAAGCCAAGTACCTCTCGGGGCAGTTGCTGATCCCCGACGAGGCCGCGAAGCGTGCGGCGTTCGACAACAAGACCAACGCCCAGGTCGCCGAAACCTACGGCGTAAGCGAGCAGTTCGCTCAGATGCGGATGTCCGGTGTGCGCGTGATGGCGCAGCACGCCCTCGCGAAACAGGCCCGCTTTCGCTAG
- a CDS encoding CHAT domain-containing protein, giving the protein MSAAERLGWRPIPDVPRRFRRLLDKADDALGHHLDDGESAGLTVLVEILDRLVADRRFASGSPAFQQAVLNRASIAHNWRGINTGKIADIETSVDLLTEGLRLAPDGSPEQARMECNLGSSFIHLYREYGDAEFLVRATGHLRRSMAAAGDDATLLALGRSHLGSVLQAQFIASGEAALLTEAVHLAELCMSEAPARFDYRYSLAKLLFTRYTVHGALDDLDRAITLLREATGKPGPDGVARNSTDHGASLGMYLRDRYLRTRSPADLAEAIQLLQDDVDLGEDGEPTAVDSLGSALLTRYHDFGDESDVHAAIDLHRLDLARSSPGNWQLAATHNNLANALETLSRITGDPETGAEAVEHYRSSLRLTSGTAPNRTSRSYNLGRLLQAQSDRSGDTATAAEAVGFYRDALRHGLESSLEWALSAGRAWGDWATRRERWDEACTAYESALEATRRLFRTQVLREDRETWLAESQGLPAAAAYAMFRAGRLEDAVLALESGRSLLLSEVLERERIELDGLAGTEHADLVRRYRVATTALDGALWQGAESRVLRAHREAIDEVIDGIRGVPGYERFLRAPTISDVRDVITDGTVVVYVAAAGPAGVALGVGSGGDVRAVELPSATAAAVQQRANVLLESRRGMVSRGGAWEGTLDAVTRWAWPAIMAPVRLLAGTAQRIVLVPSGRVTMLPLHAAWTPERDGRRYALDDQVVTYAPTARSLSVTDRIAARTPATRLAVIADPRPSAWEPIGYTRAETAWARHWFPTSDVLAGEQANFPAVRAALTTADVHHFICHGKAHPDEPLKSALVLAGDDELTLREILALRLADTGPGVRLAVLSACDTDQPGSVLPDEVISLPTGLIQAGVAGVVATRWAVRSEAVSLLLARFYQLWRAEGREPASALQAAQRWLRDTTNGEKARDLAAAITPIADPDLVGLVRALYLRDPDERAYRHPADWAALSYHGS; this is encoded by the coding sequence ATGAGCGCGGCGGAAAGGCTGGGCTGGCGCCCGATCCCGGACGTCCCCCGCCGGTTCCGGCGGTTGCTGGACAAGGCCGACGACGCACTGGGCCACCACCTCGACGACGGTGAGTCCGCCGGCCTGACCGTGCTCGTCGAGATTCTGGACCGGCTCGTCGCCGACCGGCGGTTCGCGTCCGGCAGCCCGGCTTTCCAGCAGGCGGTGCTCAACCGGGCGTCGATCGCCCACAACTGGCGCGGGATCAATACCGGGAAGATCGCCGACATCGAGACCTCGGTCGACCTGCTCACCGAGGGACTTCGGCTCGCGCCGGACGGCAGTCCGGAGCAGGCCCGGATGGAGTGCAACCTCGGCAGCTCCTTCATTCACCTTTACAGGGAATACGGCGATGCGGAGTTCCTCGTCCGCGCCACCGGGCACCTGCGGCGGAGTATGGCCGCGGCGGGCGACGATGCCACGCTCCTCGCGCTGGGCCGTTCTCACCTGGGCTCCGTGCTGCAGGCCCAGTTCATCGCGAGTGGCGAGGCAGCCCTCCTGACTGAGGCTGTCCACCTCGCCGAGCTGTGCATGTCGGAAGCCCCCGCCCGGTTCGACTACCGGTACAGCCTGGCGAAGCTGCTGTTCACCCGGTACACCGTCCACGGTGCGCTCGACGACCTCGACCGGGCCATCACCCTGCTGCGTGAAGCGACGGGCAAGCCCGGTCCTGACGGGGTCGCCCGGAACAGCACGGACCACGGCGCGTCGCTGGGCATGTACTTGCGCGACCGGTATCTCCGGACCCGGTCCCCGGCTGATCTGGCAGAGGCGATCCAGCTGCTCCAGGATGACGTGGACCTGGGCGAAGACGGTGAGCCGACGGCTGTGGACAGTCTGGGCAGCGCGTTGTTGACCCGCTATCACGACTTCGGCGACGAGAGCGACGTGCACGCCGCGATCGACCTGCACCGGCTGGATCTGGCGCGCAGTTCCCCGGGTAACTGGCAGCTGGCCGCCACGCACAACAACCTCGCCAACGCATTGGAAACACTGAGCCGGATCACGGGTGACCCCGAGACCGGTGCGGAAGCAGTCGAGCACTACCGCTCCTCCTTGCGTCTCACGTCCGGCACCGCGCCGAACCGCACATCTCGGTCGTACAACCTCGGGCGCCTCCTGCAAGCCCAAAGCGACCGGTCCGGCGACACGGCGACGGCCGCGGAGGCCGTGGGGTTCTACCGGGATGCCCTGCGCCACGGGCTGGAGAGCTCCCTGGAGTGGGCGCTGTCCGCGGGCCGCGCCTGGGGTGACTGGGCCACCCGGCGGGAAAGGTGGGACGAGGCGTGCACGGCCTACGAGAGCGCGTTGGAGGCGACCCGCCGGCTGTTCCGCACGCAGGTGCTGCGCGAAGACCGCGAGACGTGGCTGGCGGAGTCCCAAGGACTTCCCGCCGCCGCGGCCTACGCGATGTTTCGCGCCGGCCGGCTCGAAGACGCCGTCCTGGCCCTGGAATCGGGCCGCAGCCTGCTGCTGTCCGAGGTCCTGGAGCGTGAACGGATCGAGCTGGACGGGCTGGCCGGCACCGAGCACGCCGATCTGGTCCGGCGCTACCGGGTGGCGACCACGGCGCTGGACGGCGCGCTGTGGCAGGGCGCCGAGTCGCGCGTCCTGCGTGCGCACCGCGAAGCGATCGACGAGGTGATCGACGGGATCCGCGGAGTTCCCGGCTACGAACGTTTCCTTCGCGCGCCCACCATCTCCGACGTCCGCGACGTGATCACCGACGGCACGGTCGTGGTCTACGTCGCCGCCGCAGGTCCGGCCGGGGTGGCCCTCGGCGTCGGCTCCGGTGGAGACGTCCGGGCGGTCGAGCTGCCCTCGGCCACCGCCGCCGCGGTCCAGCAGCGGGCGAACGTGTTGCTCGAGTCTCGCCGCGGGATGGTTTCGAGGGGCGGTGCCTGGGAAGGAACGCTGGACGCCGTCACGCGCTGGGCGTGGCCGGCGATCATGGCGCCGGTGAGGTTGCTCGCTGGGACCGCCCAGCGGATCGTGCTGGTGCCGTCGGGAAGAGTCACGATGCTGCCCCTGCACGCGGCGTGGACACCGGAGCGGGACGGTCGCCGGTACGCGCTCGACGACCAGGTGGTGACCTACGCGCCGACCGCCCGCAGCCTCAGTGTCACCGACCGGATCGCCGCTCGCACCCCGGCCACGCGTCTGGCCGTGATCGCCGACCCGCGGCCCAGCGCGTGGGAGCCGATCGGGTACACCCGCGCCGAAACCGCGTGGGCCCGTCACTGGTTCCCGACGTCCGATGTGCTGGCCGGCGAGCAGGCGAACTTCCCGGCCGTGCGCGCCGCCCTGACCACCGCCGACGTCCACCACTTCATCTGCCACGGAAAGGCCCACCCGGACGAGCCGCTGAAGAGCGCGCTCGTCCTGGCCGGCGACGACGAGCTAACCCTGCGCGAAATCCTCGCGCTCCGGCTCGCCGACACCGGGCCGGGCGTCCGGCTCGCCGTCCTGTCCGCCTGCGACACCGATCAGCCGGGAAGCGTGCTACCGGACGAGGTCATCAGCCTGCCCACCGGCCTCATCCAGGCGGGGGTCGCAGGTGTCGTCGCGACGCGGTGGGCTGTCCGCAGCGAGGCTGTCAGCTTGCTCCTGGCGCGGTTTTACCAGCTGTGGCGAGCCGAAGGGCGGGAGCCCGCATCGGCATTGCAGGCCGCCCAACGCTGGCTCAGGGACACAACGAACGGTGAGAAGGCGCGTGACCTGGCCGCCGCGATCACTCCGATCGCGGATCCTGACCTGGTCGGCCTGGTCCGCGCGCTGTACCTGCGTGACCCGGACGAGCGGGCCTACCGGCACCCCGCCGACTGGGCCGCGCTCAGTTACCACGGGTCTTAG
- a CDS encoding ATP-binding protein: protein MSPAAVDPPTQPDGSLAALIARRAKTDRSDVEEVFTTRGLPLAYPPARPRPVRIHRLRVAGRRSGIEPEGSVDRTFNFNDGLTALVASNLKGKTSVLELITWCLRGMPRPKLQGDVRRWLTRVELDATIAGQPMGFRLSLSQEALLSGVVVTAPDVKQLGSADASKLIVTDNQADFTAKVAELMLDRLDLQPIVNKFTAGEDVRTQTHGWPSYYSAIYLQLGRDRPLLGNQKMAGLAGRLLQVFLDLPATAVLARVKATYDVLHAETDKQVKGAERAVAERAEERARVEVALVDARRKLAELRSAAPGRDLRELARKSAELAGQVADAQDERDEVSRAYREARRTRQLDDKALNDVLESDVARLLFHGLNPSACPRCETPIGGERRQAERDVHRCAVCTTEVTAVQDEDEAVEAEARERVKGSKAAEKAAKQELETAEADLARLTGELAAVQTDLRTAATARESHDRAAAELEVARWKGALEVLPELPPTATGSEDITQTVLKAAAKVLEDESRDAASQLFADLNAEIVGLAHQFGMTSLQSVEINRSAQLKVVKGGVEKPFGDQDPGAQLRLRIAVIVALLRVGTRHGISTHPGLILVDSPKAEEIQPADATIIFRELNRLAKAEGIQVLITTADFDLAAETLPADSVIAAKRGQPLW, encoded by the coding sequence ATGAGCCCCGCCGCTGTCGACCCGCCCACGCAGCCGGATGGATCGCTGGCTGCGCTGATCGCCCGGCGGGCGAAGACCGACCGCTCTGACGTCGAAGAGGTCTTCACAACGCGTGGGTTACCGCTGGCGTACCCGCCCGCACGGCCCCGTCCTGTTCGCATCCACCGCCTCCGAGTCGCCGGCAGGCGTTCAGGCATCGAGCCGGAAGGCTCTGTCGACCGGACGTTCAATTTCAACGACGGGCTCACCGCCCTGGTCGCCTCCAACCTGAAGGGCAAGACCAGCGTCCTCGAACTGATCACCTGGTGTCTCCGCGGGATGCCCCGGCCCAAGCTGCAAGGAGACGTCCGTCGCTGGCTGACCCGCGTCGAACTGGACGCGACGATCGCGGGTCAGCCCATGGGCTTCAGGCTCAGCCTGTCCCAAGAGGCTCTACTGTCCGGAGTCGTGGTCACGGCGCCGGACGTCAAACAACTGGGCAGTGCCGATGCGTCGAAGCTCATCGTCACCGATAATCAGGCTGACTTCACCGCCAAGGTGGCGGAGCTGATGCTGGATCGCCTCGACCTCCAGCCGATCGTCAACAAGTTCACGGCCGGGGAGGACGTCCGTACTCAGACGCACGGCTGGCCCTCCTACTACTCCGCGATCTACCTGCAACTCGGGCGAGACCGGCCGCTGCTCGGAAACCAGAAGATGGCCGGGCTTGCCGGGCGGCTTCTGCAGGTCTTCCTCGATCTTCCGGCAACCGCGGTCCTCGCGCGGGTCAAGGCAACGTACGACGTGCTCCACGCCGAGACCGACAAACAAGTCAAAGGTGCAGAACGAGCAGTCGCCGAACGCGCAGAAGAACGAGCGCGCGTCGAGGTCGCCTTGGTAGATGCACGCCGGAAACTCGCTGAGCTGCGGTCAGCGGCGCCTGGCCGGGACCTGAGGGAACTCGCGAGAAAGTCCGCCGAGCTTGCGGGGCAGGTCGCTGACGCCCAGGACGAACGTGACGAGGTCAGCCGGGCCTATCGCGAGGCACGCAGGACTCGGCAACTCGACGACAAGGCACTCAACGATGTCCTTGAAAGTGACGTCGCTCGGCTGCTCTTCCACGGCCTGAACCCCAGTGCTTGCCCGCGCTGCGAGACTCCGATCGGTGGTGAGCGGCGCCAAGCCGAACGAGACGTGCATCGTTGCGCCGTGTGTACCACCGAGGTGACCGCCGTGCAAGACGAGGACGAGGCAGTCGAGGCCGAAGCACGTGAACGGGTCAAAGGCAGCAAAGCAGCGGAAAAGGCGGCCAAGCAGGAGCTCGAAACCGCTGAGGCGGATCTCGCCCGCTTGACCGGCGAGCTGGCCGCAGTCCAGACCGATCTGAGAACCGCAGCAACAGCCAGGGAGTCGCATGATCGAGCCGCAGCGGAACTTGAGGTGGCTCGTTGGAAGGGTGCGCTCGAGGTCCTGCCCGAATTGCCGCCGACAGCGACAGGTAGCGAAGACATCACGCAGACGGTCTTGAAAGCCGCTGCGAAGGTACTGGAGGACGAGAGCAGAGACGCCGCATCGCAGCTCTTCGCTGATCTGAATGCCGAGATCGTGGGCCTGGCACACCAGTTCGGCATGACTTCATTGCAGAGCGTGGAGATCAACCGATCCGCACAGCTCAAGGTGGTCAAAGGAGGAGTCGAAAAACCGTTTGGAGATCAGGATCCCGGCGCACAGCTACGCCTCCGGATCGCCGTCATCGTCGCGTTGCTCAGGGTTGGCACGCGACACGGTATCTCGACGCATCCCGGCCTGATCCTCGTCGACAGTCCTAAGGCCGAGGAGATCCAACCCGCCGACGCCACCATCATCTTCCGCGAACTCAATCGCCTCGCCAAAGCGGAAGGAATTCAAGTGCTGATCACCACGGCCGACTTCGACCTCGCCGCCGAGACCTTGCCGGCCGACAGCGTCATCGCGGCCAAGCGCGGCCAACCGCTGTGGTGA